CGTTCTACATCGCCCTGTTCATGGTCGGCGCTTCGATCATGGTCATGCTCCGGAAGCAGTGGGTTGAACACGAACGGCTGGCCTTTCCGTTGGCCCAGGTGCCTCTGGCGCTGATAGACGGCGCCGAGGATCGGGCCCTCCTGCCCAGGATTGCCCGTGTACCCATGTTCTGGTGGGGGTTCGGTACCACGCTGGTCATCATGATCTGGAACATGTTCAGCTTCTTCGACCTCATGCCCGCAGTACCCCTCGGCGCAGGACACGCCTTTCCTCTGACCCTGTACGAGGCCTTCCATCCAATCCAGGTGCGCGTCAACTTCCTGCTGATCGGGGTGGCCTACTTCACGCGGGTGGAAGTTTTGCTCAGCGTCTGGCTGTTCTACCTCATCCGCATTGTGCAGCAGGGCGTGATGACCCGCGTCGGCGTGCCGGGTCCGCAGGAAATGATGCATTTCCAGCACCTGTCCGGCTTTCTGGTCTTCGTGCTGTTCGGGCTGTGGATGGCGCGAAGGCATATCCGCGACGTGATCCGGAAAGCCCTGGGAAGAGCGCCTGAAATCGATGATTCACGGGAGTTCTTCTCATACCGTACGGCCGTACTATCTTTCTCCGGCGGTTCGATTTACATGGTTTTCCTCCTGTGGAGCGCGGGCATGACGCTCTGGGTAGTAGCGCTCATGATGTTCGTCCTGTTGGTCCTGTATATTGGCGTAACCCGCGTAGTGGCCGAGACCGGCCTGGCATCCCTGGACCTGCCCTACAACAGCGCCAACGAAATCACGCTCAGGTTCGTCGGATCGGAGCACATCAACGCCCGGACCATCGCGGGGATGTGGCTGTGCCAGACCTTCACCCGAAACTGGAGGACACTCGGCATGTGTTCCATGGCGCACGCCGCCAAGGTGGGCGACGTAATCGGTGGCGTGGGCAAGGGGGTGTTCGGCGCCATTGCGCTTTCGCTGGCCATTGGATTCATGACAGCCCTGTTGTACACGCTCTACCTGGGGTATGACATGGGCGCGTCCCAGCTCAAGGCAGGCGGTTTCGAGTCAGGGGCGAAAGGTTACTGGACGCAATTGGAGACTTTTCTTACGAATCCGCAGGCCATGACGCAATCCCAGTTGACCATGGTAATGAGCGGCGTCCTGATCTCGGTATTCCTGATCTGGGCCCATCACCGGCTTCACTTCTGGCCCCTTCATCCCGTGGGGTTCGGGATCGTCACCACCTACGCGGCGGATATGGCTTTCCTTTCCATCCTGATCGTATGGATCATCAAATCCGCTGTCCTCCGGCTCGGCGGCGTATCACTCTATCGCAAGGGCCAGCCTCTGTTTATCGGCATTATCGCCGGATACGCCCTGGGGGTTTTTCTGACCTTCCTGGTGGACGCGGCATGGTTCCCTGGCGCGGGACACGTCGTGGACGGATGGTAGCGGAGCGACTGGAAGCGGTACAGACCACCCATAGTTCAAAGCGTAAGGAGCAGATGATTCCTCATGAAACTTTCCATTCTCGACCAGTCTCCCATACGTGATGGGGTAACGGCCGTGCAGGCCTTCCAGGAGACCCTGACCATGGCCAGGGAGGCCGAACGGCTGGGCTACCGGCGCTTCTGGGTGTCCGAGCACCACAACGCCCATTGCCTGGCCGGCAGTTCGCCCGAAGTGCTGCTCGCCGCTATCGGGGCCACCACGGAGGACATGCGGATCGGTTCCGGGGGCGTCATGCTGCCATACTACAGCCCCTTCAAAGTCGCCGAGAGTTTCGCCGTGCTCACGAATCTCTATCCGGACCGGGTCGACCTGGGGGTTGGACGCGCGCCAGGCGGAGACATGAAGACCGCCCGTATGCTGGCCCCGGGCGCGGGACCCCGGTTCGAGCAGTTCCCCGAACTTGTCGCCCAACTGTTGGAGATCCTGCAGAACAGGGATTTCGAGCCTCGGGTCACACCGCCCATCCAGTCTCCTCCCCCCGTATGGATGCTCGGATCCAGTCCGGAAAGCGCGATGCTCGCCGCCCGGTTGGGCCTGCCCTACAATTTCGCCCTCTTCATCAACAGCAACATCGACCCGCGCATCCTCGAATTCTACCGGCACTACTTCGAGCCCTCCACCCAGACGCCGCAGCCCGAGGCCTGCATCGCGATCAACGTTATCTGTGCCGATACCGAGGCGGAGGCCCAACGTCTGTCGTTGAGCCGCGATCTGCTCTTCGCTCGCTTCGCTTCGGGCAAGCCCAGCTACGTCGTGCCTACGGTGGAGGAAGCGGAAAAGCACCGGTTCAGTGAAGCCGAAACAGCCTTTCTGGAAGACAAGTTCCGCCTTGCGGCCGTGGGCAGTCCGGACCAGGTCCGGGACACCATCGACCGGCTTGCCGGCCAGTTCGGAGCCGAAGAGGTCATGGCCGTGACGATCACCCACGATTTCAAAGCCCGGCTGCGGTCCTACGAACTTCTGGCCGATGTGTACCGATAGATCGCTTCAATTCAGGTAGATCGCTGCAAATAGGATTGCCTGCAGGATACAAAACGAATACATTGAGATGGCCTCCATTCCCTGCACGCAATAACCGAAACAAGGAGCATATGACATGACCATGGTCATGGAACAAACCGTGCTGAGCGACGAGCAGATCGCGTTCTACCGGGAAAACGGGTTTCTCCACATCCCGGAGGTATTCACGCCGGAAGAGACGGCCGAATTGTCGGATCAGATGGACCGGCTCGTCGAGGACTGGGCGTTCACGAGCCCGGGATGGAACGGTCCCTGGCGCCTGGCCTACATGGATCCGGAGACGGAGGCCAAATCTAAACTGACGGCCATGCACGATCTCCATTTCTATTCCCAGGCCTGGTCGCGCGCCGTCGCAAACCCGCGGCTGGTGGAGGCCCTTTCGCAGCTGCTGGGGCCGAACGTGGAGTTGCACCACACCACGCTGCACATCAAGCCGCCCCAGACCGGACATCCCTTTCCCCTTCACCAGGACAACCCCTTCTACGGCCATCACGACGGCCGGTACATCGACGTCCTCGTGCACCTGGACGACACCTGTCACGAAAACGGCGAGATCCGCTTCCTCGCGGGGTCCCACAAATCCGGTCACCTGCAGCACATCACCGAATCGGAAGAAGGTCCCTGCGCGCCCCATCTGCCGACCGACGAGTTCAAGCTGGAAGACACGGTGGCCGTACCGGCCCGGGCCGGCGACGTGGTCATCTTCTGCATCGACACCGTGCACGGTTCCTACATCAACCAGACGAAACGGCCCCGCAGGCTCGTGCGCATGGGCTACCGGAACCCGGACAACCGGCAGGAGTACGGCCAGAGCTTCGGGCGGCCGGGTCTTATGGTCTGCGGGTACCGCGAACGGCGAGAAGGCGACGAACTGCTCCCGGGTAACTGATGGCCGACATTCCCCTGCTGGGTTACACCGACCGGTTGTCCGGCCGGCCCGGCGACGAGATCGCCTTCAAGGTCAGCAGCGCGGCCGCGAAACCCTATCGGGCTAGCCTCGTTCGCGTGATATGCGCCGACCCCAATCCCGTCGGTCCCGGGTTACAACTGGAGGAAGCCGGCCTGCCCTTCGGGGGTGAATTCCCCTCCAGGTCCCAGCCCTTCCACCCCGGCTCCCACGCCGTCATCCCCCTTGACGGCCGCTTCCGCCCGGACAGCGGCCTTACCCTCACCGCCACGATATGGCCCACGACCCCAGGGAATGCGGACCAGGGCATCGTCAGTTGCGGCACCAGTGGACGGAAGCCGGCGCTCAGTCTCTGCCTGGACCGGGGCGCCTTGACCGCCTTCGTCCGTTCATCGACGAACCAGGTGACCCGTGTTACCTGTCGAAGCGAGCCGATCAAGACCCGGCAATGGTACCGGGTGTGGGCGAGCTACGATGCCGGAAGCGGGACGGTGAGTGTGGGGTTCCGGGCAACCCACGCACCTCCCGGACCGTCCAATATCACGGTTGAGGCCGTCGGCCCCGTTCCCGTGGGCGACCTGGCCCGGATCATCATCGGTGGACAGGACGGCGATCCCGTTCACGGCCATTTCAATGGCAAGATCGAAGCGCCTTCCCTCGTCGACATCCCGGTGGAAGAAACCGACCACCAGGAATACGACGTCAAAGGCCATCGAGGCGCGTGGGCCCTGTGGGACTTCGCCCGGGACACGGGTTCGACGCAGATCGTGGATGTAGGGCCGAAGGGCCTGCACGGCCGCCTGGTCAACATGCCGGCCCGTGCCATGACCGGTTCCCGGTGGACCGGCGAGGAAATGTCCTGGAAGCACGCACCGGAACAGTACGGCGCCATCCACTTCCACGACGACGACATCTACGACTTCGGCTGGGAGACGGATTTCACCTTCAAAATCCCGGACGGCATGCCATCGGGACTCTACGCGGCCCGCATCCGGTGCGGCGAACACGAGGACATGATGCCGTTCTACGTTTGCGCGCCGCGGGGCGGGCCGACGGCGGATCTCTGCGTCCTTGCGTCCACCTTCACCTATACCGTATACGGCAATCACGCCCGTCCGAATTTCCATCCTTCATGGCTCGAGCGGATTGGCGAATGGAACGCCTATCCCTGGAATCC
The window above is part of the Gemmatimonadota bacterium genome. Proteins encoded here:
- a CDS encoding LLM class flavin-dependent oxidoreductase, encoding MKLSILDQSPIRDGVTAVQAFQETLTMAREAERLGYRRFWVSEHHNAHCLAGSSPEVLLAAIGATTEDMRIGSGGVMLPYYSPFKVAESFAVLTNLYPDRVDLGVGRAPGGDMKTARMLAPGAGPRFEQFPELVAQLLEILQNRDFEPRVTPPIQSPPPVWMLGSSPESAMLAARLGLPYNFALFINSNIDPRILEFYRHYFEPSTQTPQPEACIAINVICADTEAEAQRLSLSRDLLFARFASGKPSYVVPTVEEAEKHRFSEAETAFLEDKFRLAAVGSPDQVRDTIDRLAGQFGAEEVMAVTITHDFKARLRSYELLADVYR
- a CDS encoding phytanoyl-CoA dioxygenase family protein, with amino-acid sequence MTMVMEQTVLSDEQIAFYRENGFLHIPEVFTPEETAELSDQMDRLVEDWAFTSPGWNGPWRLAYMDPETEAKSKLTAMHDLHFYSQAWSRAVANPRLVEALSQLLGPNVELHHTTLHIKPPQTGHPFPLHQDNPFYGHHDGRYIDVLVHLDDTCHENGEIRFLAGSHKSGHLQHITESEEGPCAPHLPTDEFKLEDTVAVPARAGDVVIFCIDTVHGSYINQTKRPRRLVRMGYRNPDNRQEYGQSFGRPGLMVCGYRERREGDELLPGN